One Mercurialis annua linkage group LG3, ddMerAnnu1.2, whole genome shotgun sequence DNA window includes the following coding sequences:
- the LOC126671119 gene encoding probable serine/threonine-protein kinase PBL26, with the protein MNCFSCFQSQKSKKSFTKREHGSPSSPKEENKKQKPGDEENENKGEIAAQIFTFREIATATKNFRQECLLGEGGFGRVFKGTLAATGQVVAVKQLDRSGLQENKEFLAEVTMLSLLHHPNLVNLVGYCADGDQRLLVYDFVKGGSLHDHLLDLTSETKPLGWFTRMMIAFGAAKGLEYLHDEANPPVVDGNIKPSNILLDEDFNPMLSDFGLVKLGPAGDKVHVHSRLMGTYGYSAPEYVRGGELTVKSDVYSFGVILLELITGRKAIDTTKPINEQNLVSWAQPRFRDPKRFPDMADAVLNKKFPEKDLNQAVAIAAMCLQEEPAARPLMSDVVTALSFLSMASDHESITPSPPPPATPLTEEVRQDKKHEDEDSSGSDHQNVEENKESVKNKKGDESEEEEEEEEDDDDRSDSEEEEDDESVCSSRKGNSKRIQSRRNRKNSHESQYESVLSSHYSSRESQYHNASLSHKGSIGSKDGSVSDGGKSRRYTDSHGRTRSLSYKSAGRNSLNQSSSSSSSSDDDDGH; encoded by the exons ATGAATTGCTTTTCGTGttttcaatcacagaaaagcaaGAAATCATTTACCAAGAGAGAACATGGATCGCCTTCTAGTCCTAAAGAGG AGAATAAGAAGCAAAAACCTGGAGATGAAGAGAATGAGAATAAAGGTGAGATTGCGGCACAGATATTCACATTTCGTGAGATAGCTACCGCGACGAAGAACTTCCGACAGGAGTGTCTGCTAGGTGAAGGCGGATTTGGAAGAGTTTTTAAAGGGACATTAGCCGCGACAGGGCAg GTAGTAGCCGTAAAACAACTTGACCGGAGTGGATTGCAAGAGAACAAAGAATTTCTCGCCGAGGTTACGATGTTAAGTCTTCTACACCATCCAAACCTCGTCAACCTTGTCGGATACTGCGCCGATGGTGATCAGAGGCTTTTAGTCTATGATTTTGTCAAAGGAGGTTCTTTACATGATCATCTCCTTG ATTTAACATCAGAAACAAAACCATTAGGTTGGTTTACAAGAATGATGATAGCATTTGGTGCTGCAAAAGGTCTGGAATATTTGCATGATGAGGCCAATCCTCCGGTGGTAGATGGCAATATTAAACCATCAAACATATTATTGGATGAGGATTTTAATCCTATGCTATCTGATTTCGGGCTCGTTAAACTCGGTCCGGCCGGCGACAAGGTGCACGTTCATTCAAGATTGATGGGCACGTACGGTTACAGTGCTCCAGAATATGTAAGAGGTGGTGAACTCACCGTGAAATCGGATGTTTACAGTTTCGGGGTCATTTTACTCGAGCTCATCACCGGAAGAAAAGCCATAGATACCACTAAACCGATCAACGAGCAAAATCTGGTTTCTTGG GCACAACCCAGATTCCGGGACCCGAAAAGGTTTCCGGACATGGCAGACGCGGTTCTTAACAAGAAGTTCCCGGAAAAAGATTTGAATCAAGCGGTTGCAATAGCAGCAATGTGTCTGCAAGAGGAACCAGCAGCCCGACCGTTGATGAGCGATGTAGTAACCGCTTTAAGTTTCCTGTCAATGGCTTCTGATCACGAAAGTATAACCCCGTCTCCTCCGCCGCCAGCAACTCCACTTACGGAGGAAGTACGCCAAGACAAGAAACACGAAGACGAAGATAGTTCAGGTAGCGATCACCAGAATGTCGAGGAAAACAAGGAGTccgtaaaaaataaaaaaggtgacGAGagtgaagaggaagaagaagaggaagaagacgaCGATGATAGATCGGAttctgaagaagaagaagacgatGAAAGTGTCTGTTCAAGCCGTAAAGGTAACAGCAAGAGAATCCAAAGCAGAAGAAACAGAAAAAACAGCCATGAATCGCAATACGAGAGCGTTTTATCGAGTCATTATAGCAGCAGAGAATCACAGTATCATAATGCGTCCTTAAGCCACAAAGGCAGCATCGGATCGAAAGATGGAAGCGTTTCGGACGGCGGAAAAAGCAGAAGATACACTGATTCACACGGTAGAACTAGATCGTTAAGTTACAAAAGTGCCGGAAGAAATTCATTGAATCAAAGtagttcttcttcttcatcttctgatgatgatgatggtcaTTAG
- the LOC126671118 gene encoding inactive protein kinase SELMODRAFT_444075-like — protein sequence MEVIVVAVDASKEITDYALDWAVRNIITQAMDSVIMLAVSPTSANRTHNFLSCLLKKLGHGNRQKGEKSSSYCNFKHKAAQQDSFRQIQSVCKEMMQQLCLAHNKLVQTQVKVVSDAELGSVAKEARELEATWVILDRCLQKESDYCLKQLTCNIVIIDHEVPKFLKAVKPLARKRLDVNTDQSDSITGNKSTATRSIFGTEDTIFDTDDKSENPYSDAPFLPLNSNYFHREAEVQAIFSSSPYSYGKYGNMSSFSIGDSPSKSSASPSDGKIKSYSGLLKTEGDSNVKATQISVPARKSALPSSPSNLQIRTSSIRKAMSLSVKHPPTPPPLCSICKQNAPIFGKAPRKFSYREIEKSTGAFSSDNLLADGGYGLVYKGILDDGLVVAVKKHKTLSAQGASQICSEVEILSCAQHRNLVMLIGYCIEIEWLLVYEFACNSSLDKHLYGIEVMTWPNRMKVAIGAARGLRYLHEDCRVGCIVHRDFRPKNILLTHDFEPMVGDFGLARWQADGQSADETRVIGAFGYLAPEYTQSGLITEKADVYAFGTVLLELLSGIKATDFARTARRQFLQERGCPLLERKMVNEIIDPRLKQNYAENEVKFMLYAARLCVSPNPEKRPRMSKVLKILEGDISTELPCNCVQHADDYPKQYVNDIYRTDSLMVSPRDHSPSSLMMQLMNDRMISTSRTRDERNIDMISKFKTLESFKEYKAAREICVQELKQHELNISGEYHAYLQGSLAKFVQNFNEH from the exons ATGGAGGTAATAGTTGTAGCAGTTGATGCAAGTAAAGAAATTACTGATTATGCACTCGACTGGGCGGTCCGTAATATAATAACTCAAGCAATGGATTCTGTAATCATGCTTGCAGTTTCTCCAACTTCTGCAAACAGGACTCATAATTTTCTTTCTT GTCTGCTAAAGAAATTGGGTCATGGAAATAGGCAAAAGGGGGAGAAATCATCAAGTTATTGTAACTTCAAACACAAGGCAGCTCAACAGGATTCGTTCCGGCAGATACAAAGTGTTTGTAAGGAAATGATGCAGCAACTGTGTTTAGCCCATAATAAACTG GTTCAAACTCAGGTGAAAGTTGTATCTGATGCAGAGTTGGGATCAGTGGCCAAAGAAGCCAGAGAGCTGGAGGCAACATGGGTCATTTTAGACAG ATGCTTGCAGAAAGAAAGTGATTACTGCCTGAAACAGTTGACTTGCAACATTGTGATCATAGACCATGAAGTTCCAAAATTTCTTAAAGCAGTTAAACCTCTAGCAAGAAAAAGACTTGATGTGAACACAGATCAAAGCGATAGCATTACCGGTAATAAGAGTACAGCAACCAGAAGCATTTTTGGTACAGAAGATACAATTTTCGATACAGATGACAAGTCGGAAAATCCTTATTCCGATGCCCCATTTCTGCCTTTGAATTCTAATTATTTCCATAGGGAAGCTGAAGTGCAAGCAATATTCAGTTCCTCACCTTACAGCTATGGTAAATATGGCAATATGTCAAGTTTTAGCATTGGTGACTCGCCTAGTAAATCATCGGCAAGTCCCTCGGATGGTAAAATTAAGAGCTATAGTGGCCTTTTGAAGACCGAAGGTG ATAGTAATGTCAAAGCAACACAAATATCGGTGCCAGCAAGAAAATCAGCATTACCCTCTTCGCCAAGCAACCTTCAAATAAGAACTTCAAGTATCAGAAAGGCTATGTCTCTTTCAGTCAAGCATCCACCAACACCGCCGCCACTTTGTTCCATTTGCAAGCAAAACGCACCTATATTCGGGAAGGCGCCAAGGAAGTTCAGTTATAGAGAGATAGAGAAGTCAACTGGTGCATTTTCAAGTGATAATCTGTTGGCAGATGGTGGATATGGTTTGGTATACAAAGGTATACTAGACGATGGGCTAGTTGTTGCAGTAAAGAAGCACAAGACATTAAGTGCACAAGGAGCATCACAAATTTGCTCCGAGGTTGAAATACTGAGCTGTGCGCAGCATAGAAATTTGGTGATGCTGATTGGATACTGCATTGAGATCGAATGGCTTCTCGTTTACGAATTCGCTTGCAATTCTTCCTTAGATAAGCATTTGTACG GAATCGAAGTTATGACATGGCCTAACAGAATGAAGGTTGCAATAGGAGCTGCCAGAGGTTTGAGATATCTACATGAAGATTGCAGAGTGGGATGTATTGTACACAGAGATTTCAGACCCAAAAATATCCTTCTTACGCATGACTTTGAACCAATG GTTGGAGATTTCGGTCTAGCAAGATGGCAAGCGGATGGCCAGTCTGCTGACGAAACGCGTGTTATTGGCGCTTTTGG GTATTTAGCTCCTGAGTACACACAATCCGGGCTTATAACAGAAAAGGCTGATGTGTATGCATTTGGAACGGTTCTGTTGGAGCTTTTGTCTGGCATCAAAGCAACTGACTTTGCAAGAACTGCAAGAAGACAATTTTTGCAAGAACGG GGTTGCCCTTTGCTCGAAAGGAAGATGGTTAACGAGATAATAGACCCACGACTAAAGCAAAATTATGCAGAGAATGAAGTGAAGTTTATGTTATATGCTGCTAGATTATGTGTTTCACCAAACCCAGAAAAAAGACCAAGAATGTCCAAG GTATTGAAAATATTGGAAGGAGACATTTCCACTGAATTGCCCTGCAACTGTGTGCAACATGCTGATGACTACCCTAAGCAATATGTGAATGACATCTACCGCACAGATAGTCTAATGGTTTCGCCACGTGATCATAGCCCTTCATCACTTATGATGCAACTAATGAATGATAGGATGATAAGTACATCAAGAACACGCGATGAAAGAAATATTGACATGATTAGCAAATTTAAGACATTGGAATCCTTCAAAGAATATAAAGCAGCAAGGGAAATATGTGTTCAGGAATTGAAACAGCATGAGTTGAACATTAGCGGAGAATATCATGCTTATTTACAAGGTTCGCTGGCCAAATTTGTTCAAAACTTTAATgaacattaa
- the LOC126672039 gene encoding sterol 3-beta-glucosyltransferase UGT80A2-like — MAESPVSRDHHRSRRSSSGDSVDIGGGINVDHNHNGIASSDSNSGAVDSGSSKQSMSIESPSSTTSKSDSGNTQPKSLSKQLDSYKLRKLATKLFDDTLPFRKKLKLFHRFANVKDDGTVQLEVPEDIKPQVLDTVPPPIPEECVDQEPYDVAELRVIPPLQIVMLIVGTRGDVQPFIAIGKRLQEDGHRVRLATHSNFKDFVLTAGLEFFPLGGDPKVLAGYMVKNKGFLPSAPSEIPIQRQQIRDIVFSLLPACNDPDPDTNVPFKADAIIANPPAYGHTHVAEALNIPIHIVFTMPWTPTNEFPHPLSRVKQPIAYKLSYQIVDSMIWLGIRDIINEFRKKKLKLRPVTYLSGHYSSPPDMPYGYIWSPHIVPKPKDWGPKIDVVGFCFLDLASNYEPPESLVKWLEAGDAPIYIGFGSLPLQEPKKMTQIIVTALEKTGQRGIINKGWGGLGDLVESKDFVYLLENCPHDWLFSKCKAVVHHGGAGTTAAGLKAACPTTVIPFFGDQLFWGEQVHARGVGPAPIPVEEFSLAKLVDAISFMLDHKVKERATELSKSMENEDGVKGAVNAFYKHFPDKELESMPQSPPASSRFPSIIGCFGCKR, encoded by the exons ATGGCAGAGTCGCCGGTTAGCCGTGATCATCATCGTAGCCGACGGAGTTCTTCCGGTGATTCTGTTGATATCGGTGGCGGAATTAATGTCGATCATAATCATAATGGCATTGCTTCTTCCGATTCTAATtcag GAGCTGTGGACAGTGGTTCATCTAAACAAAGCATGTCTATTGAATCACCTTCATCAACTACTTCAAAATCAGATTCTGGTAACACTCAGCCAAAAAGTCTGAGTAAACAATTAGACAGCTACAAGCTACGCAAATTGGCTACTAAATTGTTTGATGATACACTTCCTTTTAGAAAGAAG CTCAAATTGTTTCATCGATTTGCAAATGTGAAAGATGATGGAACTGTACAATTAGAAGTTCCTGAAGATATTAAACCACAAGTACTGGATACTGTTCCACCCCCTATTCCTGAAGAATGTGTTGATCAGGAGCCTTATGATGTAGCCGAGCTCCGAGTCATACCTCCTCTGCAAATAGTAATGCTTATCGTTGGAACACGGGGAGATGTACAGCCATTCATTGCCATTGGAAAACGCTTACAG GAAGATGGTCACAGGGTTAGATTGGCAACCCACTCAAATTTTAAGGATTTTGTTTTGACAGCTGGATTGGAGTTTTTTCCTCTTGGTGGAGATCCAAAAGTTCTTGCTGGCT ACATGGTCAAAAATAAAGGTTTCTTGCCTTCTGCACCTTCTGAGATACCTATTCAGAGGCAGCAAATAAGGGACATCGTGTTCTCTTTACTTCCCGCATGCAATGATCCTGACCCTGATACAAATGTTCCTTTTAAAGCAGATGCAATAATTGCCAATCCTCCAGCGTATG GACATACGCATGTTGCCGAGGCACTGAACATACCTATTCATATAGTCTTCACAATGCCTTGGAC ACCTACTAATGAATTTCCACATCCTTTGTCCCGTGTTAAGCAACCAATTGCTTACAAA CTGTCATATCAAATTGTTGATTCAATGATTTGGCTCGGAATAAGAGACATTATTAATgaatttagaaagaagaagCTGAAGTTAAGACCTGTCACATATTTAAGTGGACACTATAGCTCTCCTCCTGATATGCCTTATGGGTATATATGGAGTCCTCACATTGTTCCTAAACCAAAAG ATTGGGGACCTAAGATTGATGTTGTTGGATTCTGCTTCCTTGATCTAGCATCAAATTATGAACCTCCAGAATCGCTTGTGAAGTGGCTAGAAGCTGGCGATGCACCGATTTATATTGGTTTTGGTAGCCTT CCTCTTCAAGAACCAAAGAAGATGACTCAGATTATAGTTACAGCTTTGGAAAAGACTGGTCAGAGAGGCATCATTAACAAGGGGTGGGGTGGTCTTGGTGATT tGGTAGAATCCAAGGATTTTGTGTACTTACTGGAAAACTGCCCTCATGACTGGCTGTTCTCAAAATGCAAGGCTGTG GTTCATCATGGGGGTGCGGGAACAACCGCTGCTGGTCTTAAAGCTGCG TGTCCTACAACCGTTATACCTTTCTTCGGAGACCAGCTTTTCTGGGGCGAGCAAGTTCATGCCAGAGGAGTAGGTCCGGCACCTATCCCAGTGGAGGAGTTTTCACTTGCAAAGTTGGTTGACGCAATAAGCTTCATGCTAGATCACAAG GTGAAAGAACGTGCTACCGAATTGTCTAAGTCTATGGAGAATGAAGATGGGGTAAAAGGTGCAGTTAATGCCTTCTATAAACATTTTCCTGACAAAGAGCTCGAATCTATGCCTCAGTCTCCACCTGCAAGTTCAAGGTTTCCTTCGATAATAGGCTGTTTTGGTTGCAAAAGATGA
- the LOC126671117 gene encoding uncharacterized protein LOC126671117 → MPSSKVYLTYKRKLPSTRTGITHENGCHESLSEEPSDTPLTAPDNHDVKSHPDVAGNQQINDSSKDTVCRESMTCSCKLQNVSALQPILESSSLEAANHIERSDVKQMTARCNCKLPGLESPKKETSGKEKTVSPYLDSSLKDKSNLTHVCSCSVLSIGSPEKLNSQSTGTNNGNSLDVISSKVSIEISCISASDVGSCLNQVPNLEGTYSLSKHMSMDSLGQTKLTTPLITFSRRYKRRKGIDESDVKIPSIEEKDCSSFTKSSITAGIVVSHKVCVDDNNSANVELPGNNTDLRNMSPQNQDHIKNVNSAHSHAGSASEAKILISEGDLCHVSESTSKNGSSFTEQEQIPEIAMDAEEAPLDNGLQISLNDEAIDQCDAIVIDAELEKAKNRDGSELLSSCGKATIVPDYLRERSRPCLDLSATPDSCGTLDCNVHLDVKKEPVHATSESLRDSMDSTSRSYTTVLDLESAPQLAENMNKTAEECLPVHSTRALSDASICMEEAGFNSKDNGEACPGFSVDNVSEKKCLQLFSEERICFDLAKPEITRSMVLEEKESLNSGRGNNQIRQTSSGSILELGLSLPTESNMGNCFERLSLQSPVWDFGNKIRDFVPEAVHQSSSNQTAQFLRHNLMLDGFLSRSISSNAQGGFQDKSKPYTTLWSEEELDLLWIGVRRHGRDNWHAMLKDPRLHFSSCRTARDLAEQWEEEQIKLLNNQCSQFNSPLIDGIYIDHTGSFPRPKAGKWRRNAMEETRLSLGDVYARRFSKKRRCNTEELRGPATYPNNAPYSELQSQMYAKSLYESGFMTLPRCDPFLNNNPFASLASSANLPTWIREVVNTPPRPMSASIPSTFLPAAHPETKRVATQCPDPSELHFNGLEYGSLKGHDAQLSISAHCSNVVVTGIRHGKGDDRMEISGLTDKPDNLIIIDSDASSEETISDDNTRRL, encoded by the exons ATGCCTAGTAGCAAGGTTTATCTGACTTACAAGAGAAAACTGCCATCGACGAGAACTGGCATTACCCATGAAAATGGGTGCCATGAATCACTTTCTGAAGAACCAAGTGACACTCCTCTGACTGCGCCTGACAATCATGATGTAAAAAGTCACCCTGATGTTGCAGGAAATCAGCAAATAAATGACTCG TCCAAGGATACAGTTTGTCGTGAAAGTATGACCTGTAGCTGTAAATTACAAAACGTTTCTGCACTTCAGCCAATCCTTGAATCCAGCAGTCTAGAAGCAGCGAATCACATTGAAAGGTCTGATGTGAAACAAATGACTGCTAgatgtaattgcaaattacctGGACTAGAGAGCCCTAAGAAGGAAACGTCAGGGAAGGAGAAGACAGTGTCTCCTTATCTTGATTCATCACTAAAAGACAAGTCAAATCTCACTCATGTTTGTTCGTGTTCAGTTTTGAGCATTGGTTCCCcagaaaaattaaattctcaGTCAACCGGGACCAATAACGGGAACAGTCTGGATGTTATCAGCTCAAAGGTGTCTATTGAAATAAGCTGCATCTCTGCATCTGATGTTGGTTCATGTTTGAATCAAGTGCCAAACTTGGAAGGGACGTATTCACTCTCTAAACATATGTCGATGGACAGTCTTGGGCAAACGAAGTTGACCACTCCGTTGATTACTTTCAGTCGAAGatataaaagaagaaaaggaatTGATGAGAGTGATGTAAAAATTCCATCTATTGAAGAGAAAGATTGCTCATCTTTCACTAAATCGAGTATAACTGCCGGGATTGTTGTGTCCCATAAAGTCTGTGTGGATGATAATAATTCAGCAAATGTGGAGCTACCTGGAAATAATACAGATTTGAGGAACATGTCTCCTCAAAATCAAGATCAT ATAAAAAATGTTAACTCTGCGCACAGTCATGCAGGGTCTGCTTCGGAAGCTAAGAT TTTGATTAGTGAAGGAGACTTATGTCATGTTTCTGAAAGCACATCCAAGAACGGCTCATCTTTTACGGAACAAGAACAGATACCCGAAATTGCCATGGATGCTGAAGAAGCTCCTCTAGATAATGGTTTGCAGATTTCATTAAATGATGAAGCTATAGATCAGTGTGATGCCATAGTAATAGATGCAGAGTTGGAAAAAGCTAAAAATAGAGATGGCTCTGAACTTCTGTCAAGTTGTGGGAAAGCAACAATAGTTCCTGATTACCTTAGAGAAAGGAGTCGACCCTGTTTGGATCTGTCTGCTACTCCTG ATTCTTGTGGTACATTGGATTGCAATGTCCATTTAGATGTTAAAAAGGAGCCTGTACATGCTACTTCAGAATCTCTTCGAGACTCGATGGACTCTACTAGCAGAAGTTACACAACTGTTTTAGATCTGGAGTCTGCTCCTCAATTAGCAGAAAACATGAATAAGACGGCTGAGGAATGCTTACCAGTTCATTCAACAAGGGCTCTTAGTGACGCATCAATTTGTATGGAAGAAGCTGGTTTCAACTCAAAGGATAATGGTGAAGCTTGTCCAGGATTCTCCGTGGACAATGTATCAGAAAAAAAATGTCTGCAG CTATTTTCTGAAGAAAGGATTTGTTTCGACTTAGCAAAGCCAGAAATTACTAGAAGCATGGTTTTAGAAGAAAAGGAATCACTTAATTCAGGAAGAGGCAATAATCAGATAAGACAAACTTCAAGCGGTTCTATATTAGAATTGGGTTTGTCCCTGCCAACAGAGTCGAATATGGGCAACTGTTTTGAAAGATTATCCCTCCAGTCACCAGTATGGGACTTCGGCAATAAAATCAGAGACTTTGTCCCGGAGGCAGTGCATCAGTCATCTTCTAATCAGACAGCTCAATTTCTGAGACATAATTTGATGCTTGATGGTTTCTTAAGTCGATCAATTTCTTCGAATGCTCAGGGTGGTTTTCAAGACAAGTCTAAGCCATATACTACCTTATGGTCAGAAGAAGAACTGGATTTACTTTGGATAGGTGTGAGGAGACATGGAAGGGACAACTGGCATGCCATGTTAAAGGATCCAAGACTCCACTTTTCTTCCTGTAGGACAGCAAGGGACCTTGCTGAGCAGTGGGAGGAGGAGCAAATTAAACTGCTGAATAATCAGTGTTCACAATTTAATTCTCCATTAATAGACGGCATTTATATAGACCATACAGGTAGCTTCCCACGTCCAAAGGCAGGAAAGTGGCGACGAAATGCTATGGAGGAGACTAGACTGTCACTAGGAGATGTATATGCTCGTAGATTCTCCAAGAAGCGACGTTGCAACACAGAAGAGCTCCGTGGGCCTGCTACTTATCCAAATAATGCACCATATTCTGAGTTGCAGAGCCAGATGTATGCCAAGAGCTTATATGAGTCGGGTTTCATGACTCTACCGAGGTGTGATCCCTTTCTAAATAACAACCCTTTTGCTTCTTTGGCATCCTCGGCTAATTTGCCCACCTGGATACGAGAAGTGGTTAATACTCCTCCGAGGCCAATGAGTGCATCTATTCCTTCTACTTTTTTACCCGCAGCTCATCCGGAGACAAAACGAGTTGCCACACAATGTCCAGACCCTAGTGAGCTCCACTTTAATGGACTCGAGTATGGCAGTCTAAAGGGCCATGATGCACAGCTATCAATTAGTGCTCATTGTTCCAACGTAGTAGTAACGGGAATAAGACATGGAAAAGGTGATGATAGGATGGAGATTTCAGGTCTTACTGACAAACCAGACAACTTGATCATTATTGATAGCGATGCATCATCTGAGGAGACTATATCTGATGATAATACTAGGAGGCTCTAG
- the LOC126671120 gene encoding uncharacterized protein LOC126671120 produces MRRVLKLVHPGGFIELHQKSISADEVMKKNPRHFVTRPDVFRYPWIVVRPESVLSPGSVFYIVPFHTIHALMHKTLFPNQNQLLLQQQDLVDSSVELTYFHHFLKGKSFDSSHTRTKVDFRIDKWPDDDIFPKCFLEPDHHHCQESVIKSRFELEHFDDFRKETHLVDPWGTACCYGSYDEFEREVNSSIEPIRPLFPLDIASSDVSIDGSVLNKNSNEKKLKSCLKKENLCRSRGTTVRFMLPK; encoded by the coding sequence ATGAGAAGGGTTCTGAAGCTGGTGCACCCTGGAGGATTTATCGAGCTTCATCAAAAGTCGATTTCAGCTGATGAGGTTATGAAAAAGAATCCTAGACACTTTGTTACGCGTCCAGACGTGTTCAGATACCCTTGGATTGTGGTCAGGCCTGAGTCAGTTTTGAGTCCTGGTAGCGTGTTTTACATTGTTCCATTTCATACTATTCATGCTTTGATGCATAAAACCCTTTTTCCGAATCAGAACCAACTACTCTTGCAGCAACAGGATTTAGTTGATTCTTCTGTTGAGTTAACATATTTTCATCATTTTCTGAAAGGGAAAAGTTTTGATTCATCGCATACACGAACTAAAGTAGATTTCAGGATTGATAAGTGGCCTGATGATGACATTTTCCCCAAGTGTTTTCTTGAACCAGATCATCACCACTGTCAAGAATCTGTAATTAAGTCTCGTTTCGAGCTTGAACATTTTGATGATTTTCGTAAGGAAACACATTTGGTCGATCCTTGGGGTACAGCTTGTTGTTACGGAAGTTACGATGAATTTGAGAGGGAAGTTAACTCTTCCATCGAACCAATTAGACCTTTGTTTCCGTTGGATATTGCTTCAAGTGATGTATCCATTGATGGGTCAGTGCTtaacaaaaattcaaatgaGAAGAAGTTGAAATCTTGTTTGAAAAAGGAGAACCTATGTAGATCACGAGGAACTACAGTAAGATTTATGCTTCCGAAATGA